Proteins from a genomic interval of Ictalurus furcatus strain D&B chromosome 2, Billie_1.0, whole genome shotgun sequence:
- the nudt6 gene encoding nucleoside diphosphate-linked moiety X motif 6 isoform X3, protein MERVACPTTQHTRLELQAKNMWKFPGGLSNPSENVGDTAVREVFEETGIRSEFRSLVSIRQQHHHPGAFGNSDMYLICRLAPVTYEINFCKHECLRCEWMDLAELAKISDAAPITSRIAKLLLFGLQNGFENIDLSMEELPAVYTGLVYQIYHRKIPERYK, encoded by the exons gCCAAGAATATGTGGAAGTTTCCTGGTGGATTGTCTAATCCTAGTGAAAATGTTG GCGACACTGCAGTCCGTGAAGTATTTGAGGAAACTGGCATCCGATCTGAATTCCGATCTCTTGTGAGTATCCGTCAGCAGCACCACCACCCTGGAGCATTTGGGAATTCGGATATGTATCTGATATGCCGTCTCGCGCCAGTAACGTACGAGATCAACTTCTGCAAGCATGAGTGTTTACGTTGCGAGTGGATGGATTTGGCAGAACTGGCCAAAATTAGTGACGCTGCACCCATAACGAGCCGCATCGCCAAACTGCTCCTGTTCGGACTACAAAACGGATTCGAGAACATCGATCTAAGCATGGAGGAATTGCCTGCTGTATACACCGGATTAGTTTATCAGATTTATCACAGGAAAATTCCGGAGCGGTATAAATAA
- the fgf2 gene encoding fibroblast growth factor 2 isoform X1 codes for MASGEISTLPSASADSFPPGHFKDPKRLYCKNGGYFLRINPDGRVDGIREKNDPNIRLQLQATAVGEVVIKGISANRYLAMSSEGRLFGTRRATDECYFFERLEANNYNTYRSRKYPNWYVALKRTGQYKSGANTGPGQKAILFLPMSAKG; via the exons atggcgAGTGGAGAGATCTCCACTCTTCCCTCGGCTTCGGCCGACAGCTTTCCCCCGGGCCACTTCAAAGACCCCAAGAGGCTGTACTGCAAAAACGGAGGCTACTTCTTACGCATCAACCCAGACGGACGAGTGGATGGCATCCGCGAGAAAAACGACCCCAACA TTCGGCTGCAGCTCCAGGCGACCGCAGTGGGAGAGGTCGTCATTAAGGGTATCTCAGCTAATCGCTACCTTGCCATGAGCTCTGAGGGGAGGCTATTTGGAACG AGACGAGCAACAGATGAATGTTATTTCTTCGAGCGCCTGGAGGCGAATAACTACAACACGTACAGATCACGGAAATATCCAAACTGGTATGTTGCGCTAAAGAGGACGGGGCAATACAAGAGCGGAGCAAACACAGGACCTGGACAAAAAGCTATCCTCTTCCTCCCGATGTCAGCCAAGGGCTAA
- the fgf2 gene encoding fibroblast growth factor 2 isoform X2 — MASGEISTLPSASADSFPPGHFKDPKRLYCKNGGYFLRINPDGRVDGIREKNDPNIRLQLQATAVGEVVIKGISANRYLAMSSEGRLFGTIQYVHMYFLSRTLNVTELHPKS, encoded by the exons atggcgAGTGGAGAGATCTCCACTCTTCCCTCGGCTTCGGCCGACAGCTTTCCCCCGGGCCACTTCAAAGACCCCAAGAGGCTGTACTGCAAAAACGGAGGCTACTTCTTACGCATCAACCCAGACGGACGAGTGGATGGCATCCGCGAGAAAAACGACCCCAACA TTCGGCTGCAGCTCCAGGCGACCGCAGTGGGAGAGGTCGTCATTAAGGGTATCTCAGCTAATCGCTACCTTGCCATGAGCTCTGAGGGGAGGCTATTTGGAACG atacagtatgtgcacaTGTACTTCCTTAGCAGAACTTTGAATGTGACCGAGCTTCATCCCAAATCTTGA